A stretch of the Macaca mulatta isolate MMU2019108-1 chromosome 14, T2T-MMU8v2.0, whole genome shotgun sequence genome encodes the following:
- the SCYL1 gene encoding N-terminal kinase-like protein isoform X21: protein MWFFARDPVRDFPFELIPEPPEGGPPGPWALHRGRKKATGCPVSIFVYDVKPGAEEQTQVAKAAFKRLKTLRHPNILAYIDGLETEKCLHVVTEAVTPLGIYLKARVEAGGLKELEISWGLHQIVKALSFLVNDCSLIHNNVCMAAVFVDRAGEWKLGGLDYMYSAQGNGGGPPRKGIPELEQYDPPELADSSGRVVREKWSADMWRLGCLIWEVFNGPLPRAAALRNPGKIPKSLVPHYCELVGANPKVRPNPARFLQNCRAPGGFMSNRFVETNLFLEEIQIKEPAEKQKFFQELSKSLDAFPEDFCRHKVLPQLLTAFEFGNAGAVVLTPLFKVGKFLSAEEYQQKIIPVVVKMFSSTDRAMRIRLLQQMEQFIQYLDEPTVNTQIFPHVVHGFLDTNPAIREQTVKSMLLLAPKLNEANLNVELMKHFARLQAKDEQGPIRCNTTVCLGKIGSYLSASTRHRVLTSAFSRATKDPFAPSRVAGVLGFAATHNLYSMNDCAHKILPVLCGLTVDPEKSVRDQAFKAIRSFLSKLESVSEDPTQLEEVEKDVHAASSPGMGGAAASWAGWAVTGVSSLTSKLIRVHPTTAPAETNIPQRPTPEGHWETQEEDKDTAEDSSAADRWDDEDWGSLEQEAESVLAQQDDWSTGGQVSHASQSPTGAAGKLRAPGNRAGRSQAPRSHLSRVCGWPASITGVAQSPATRVTPSLPCLHVPAPSLGRTRGVRTTGRAWRRKVDRPRLSWPGRSARSGGGRWKPNAPRGRRPRAP from the exons ATGTGGTTCTTTGCTCGGGACCCGGTCCGGGACTTTCCGTTCGAGCTCATCCCGGAGCCCCCAGAGGGCGGCCCGCCCGGGCCCTGGGCCCTGCACCGTGGCCGCAAGAAG GCCACAGGCTGTCCCGTGTCCATCTTCGTCTATGATGTGAAGCCTGGCGCGGAAGAGCAGACCCAGGTGGCCAAAGCTGCTTTCAAGCGCCTCAAAACTCTACGGCATCCCAACATCCTGGCTTACATCGATGGACTGGAG ACAGAAAAATGTCTCCACGTCGTGACAGAGGCTGTGACTCCGTTGGGAATATACCTCAAGGCGAGAGTGGAGGCTGGTGGCCTGAAGGAGCTGGAGATCTCCTGGGGGCTACACCAGATTGTG AAAGCCCTCAGCTTCCTGGTCAACGACTGCAGCCTCATCCACAACAATGTCTGCATGGCCGCCGTGTTCGTGGACCGAGCTGGCGAGTGGAAGCTTGGGGGCCTGGACTACATGTATTCAGCCCAGGGCAACGGTGGGGGACCTCCCCGCAAGGGGATCCCCGAGCTTGAGCAGTATGACCCCCCGGAGTTGGCTGACAGCAGTGGCAGAGTGGTCAGAGAGAAGTG GTCAGCAGACATGTGGCGCTTGGGCTGCCTCATCTGGGAAGTCTTCAATGGGCCCCTACCTCGGGCAGCAGCCCTACGCAACCCTGGGAAG ATCCCCAAATCACTAGTACCCCATTACTGTGAGCTGGTGGGAGCGAACCCCAAGGTGCGTCCCAACCCGGCCCGCTTCCTGCAGAACTGCCGGGCACCTGGTGGCTTCATGAGCAACCGCTTTGTAGAGACCAACCTCTTCCTGGAGGAGATTCAG ATCAAAGAGCCAGCCGAGAAGCAAAAGTTCTTCCAGGAGCTGAGCAAGAGCCTGGATGCGTTCCCTGAGGATTTCTGTCGGCACAAGGTGCTGCCCCAGCTGCTGACCGCCTTCGAGTTCGGCAATGCTGGGGCCGTTGTCCTCACGCCCCTCTTCAAG GTGGGCAAGTTCCTGAGCGCTGAGGAATATCAGCAGAAGATCATCCCTGTGGTGGTCAAGATGTTCTCATCTACTGACCGGGCCATGCGCATCCGCCTCCTGCAGCAG ATGGAGCAGTTCATCCAGTACCTTGATGAGCCAACGGTCAACACCCAGATCTTCCCCCACGTCGTACATGGCTTTCTGGACACCAACCCTGCCATCCGGGAGCAGACGGTCAAG TCCATGCTGCTTCTGGCCCCGAAGCTGAACGAGGCCAACCTCAATGTGGAGCTGATGAAGCACTTTGCACGGCTACAGGCCAAGGATGAACAGGGTCCCATCCGCTGCAACACCACGGTCTGCCTGGGCAAAATCGGCTCATACCTCAGTGCCAGC ACCAGACACAGGGTCCTTACTTCCGCCTTCAGCCGAGCCACTAAGGACCCGTTTGCACCGTCCCGGGTTGCGGGTGTCCTGGGCTTTGCTGCCACCCACAATCTCTACTCAATGAATGACTGTGCCCACAAGATCCTGCCTGTGCTCTGCGGTCTCACTGTAGATCCTGAGAAATCTGTGCGGGACCAG GCCTTCAAGGCCATTCGGAGCTTCCTGTCCAAACTGGAGTCTGTGTCGGAGGACCCGACCCAGCTGGAGGAAGTGG AGAAGGATGTCCATGCAGCCTCCAGCCCTGGCATGGGAGGAGCCGCAGCCAGCTGGGCAGGCTGGGCCGTGACCGGGGTCTCCTCACTCACCTCCAAGCTGATCCGTGTGCACCCCACCACTGCCCCCGCAGAGACCAACATTCCCCAAAGACCCACACCTGAAG GCCACTGGGAGACGCAGGAAGAGGACAAGGACACAGCAGAGGACAGCAGCGCTGCTGACAGATGGGACGACGAAGACTGGGGCAGCCTGGAG CAGGAGGCTGAGTCCGTGCTGGCCCAGCAGGATGACTGGAGCACTGGGGGCCAAGTGAGCCATGCTAGTCAG AGTCCGACTGGAGCAGCTGGGAAGCTGAGGGCTCCTGGGAACAGGGCTGGCAGGAGCCAAGCTCCCAGGAGCCACCTCTCGAGGGTATGCGGCTGGCCAGCGAGTATAACTGGGGTGGCCCAGAGTCCAGCGACAAGGGTGACCCCTTCGCTACCCTGTCTGCACGTCCCAGCACCCAG CCTAGGCCGGACTCGTGGGGTGAGGACAACTGGGAGGGCCTGGAGACGGAAAGTC gacaggccaaggCTGAGCTGGCCCGGAAGAAGCGCGAGGAGCGGCGGCGGGAGATGGAAGCCAAACGCGCCGAGAGGAAGGCGGCCAAGGGCCCCATGA
- the SCYL1 gene encoding N-terminal kinase-like protein isoform X17, translating into MWFFARDPVRDFPFELIPEPPEGGPPGPWALHRGRKKATGCPVSIFVYDVKPGAEEQTQVAKAAFKRLKTLRHPNILAYIDGLETEKCLHVVTEAVTPLGIYLKARVEAGGLKELEISWGLHQIVKALSFLVNDCSLIHNNVCMAAVFVDRAGEWKLGGLDYMYSAQGNGGGPPRKGIPELEQYDPPELADSSGRVVREKWSADMWRLGCLIWEVFNGPLPRAAALRNPGKIPKSLVPHYCELVGANPKVRPNPARFLQNCRAPGGFMSNRFVETNLFLEEIQIKEPAEKQKFFQELSKSLDAFPEDFCRHKVLPQLLTAFEFGNAGAVVLTPLFKVGKFLSAEEYQQKIIPVVVKMFSSTDRAMRIRLLQQMEQFIQYLDEPTVNTQIFPHVVHGFLDTNPAIREQTVKSMLLLAPKLNEANLNVELMKHFARLQAKDEQGPIRCNTTVCLGKIGSYLSASTRHRVLTSAFSRATKDPFAPSRVAGVLGFAATHNLYSMNDCAHKILPVLCGLTVDPEKSVRDQAFKAIRSFLSKLESVSEDPTQLEEVEKDVHAASSPGMGGAAASWAGWAVTGVSSLTSKLIRVHPTTAPAETNIPQRPTPEGVPAPAPTPVPATPTTSGHWETQEEDKDTAEDSSAADRWDDEDWGSLEEAESVLAQQDDWSTGGQVSHASQSPTGAAGKLRAPGNRAGRSQAPRSHLSRVCGWPASITGVAQSPATRVTPSLPCLHVPAPSLGRTRGVRTTGRAWRRKVDRPRLSWPGRSARSGGGRWKPNAPRGRRPRAP; encoded by the exons ATGTGGTTCTTTGCTCGGGACCCGGTCCGGGACTTTCCGTTCGAGCTCATCCCGGAGCCCCCAGAGGGCGGCCCGCCCGGGCCCTGGGCCCTGCACCGTGGCCGCAAGAAG GCCACAGGCTGTCCCGTGTCCATCTTCGTCTATGATGTGAAGCCTGGCGCGGAAGAGCAGACCCAGGTGGCCAAAGCTGCTTTCAAGCGCCTCAAAACTCTACGGCATCCCAACATCCTGGCTTACATCGATGGACTGGAG ACAGAAAAATGTCTCCACGTCGTGACAGAGGCTGTGACTCCGTTGGGAATATACCTCAAGGCGAGAGTGGAGGCTGGTGGCCTGAAGGAGCTGGAGATCTCCTGGGGGCTACACCAGATTGTG AAAGCCCTCAGCTTCCTGGTCAACGACTGCAGCCTCATCCACAACAATGTCTGCATGGCCGCCGTGTTCGTGGACCGAGCTGGCGAGTGGAAGCTTGGGGGCCTGGACTACATGTATTCAGCCCAGGGCAACGGTGGGGGACCTCCCCGCAAGGGGATCCCCGAGCTTGAGCAGTATGACCCCCCGGAGTTGGCTGACAGCAGTGGCAGAGTGGTCAGAGAGAAGTG GTCAGCAGACATGTGGCGCTTGGGCTGCCTCATCTGGGAAGTCTTCAATGGGCCCCTACCTCGGGCAGCAGCCCTACGCAACCCTGGGAAG ATCCCCAAATCACTAGTACCCCATTACTGTGAGCTGGTGGGAGCGAACCCCAAGGTGCGTCCCAACCCGGCCCGCTTCCTGCAGAACTGCCGGGCACCTGGTGGCTTCATGAGCAACCGCTTTGTAGAGACCAACCTCTTCCTGGAGGAGATTCAG ATCAAAGAGCCAGCCGAGAAGCAAAAGTTCTTCCAGGAGCTGAGCAAGAGCCTGGATGCGTTCCCTGAGGATTTCTGTCGGCACAAGGTGCTGCCCCAGCTGCTGACCGCCTTCGAGTTCGGCAATGCTGGGGCCGTTGTCCTCACGCCCCTCTTCAAG GTGGGCAAGTTCCTGAGCGCTGAGGAATATCAGCAGAAGATCATCCCTGTGGTGGTCAAGATGTTCTCATCTACTGACCGGGCCATGCGCATCCGCCTCCTGCAGCAG ATGGAGCAGTTCATCCAGTACCTTGATGAGCCAACGGTCAACACCCAGATCTTCCCCCACGTCGTACATGGCTTTCTGGACACCAACCCTGCCATCCGGGAGCAGACGGTCAAG TCCATGCTGCTTCTGGCCCCGAAGCTGAACGAGGCCAACCTCAATGTGGAGCTGATGAAGCACTTTGCACGGCTACAGGCCAAGGATGAACAGGGTCCCATCCGCTGCAACACCACGGTCTGCCTGGGCAAAATCGGCTCATACCTCAGTGCCAGC ACCAGACACAGGGTCCTTACTTCCGCCTTCAGCCGAGCCACTAAGGACCCGTTTGCACCGTCCCGGGTTGCGGGTGTCCTGGGCTTTGCTGCCACCCACAATCTCTACTCAATGAATGACTGTGCCCACAAGATCCTGCCTGTGCTCTGCGGTCTCACTGTAGATCCTGAGAAATCTGTGCGGGACCAG GCCTTCAAGGCCATTCGGAGCTTCCTGTCCAAACTGGAGTCTGTGTCGGAGGACCCGACCCAGCTGGAGGAAGTGG AGAAGGATGTCCATGCAGCCTCCAGCCCTGGCATGGGAGGAGCCGCAGCCAGCTGGGCAGGCTGGGCCGTGACCGGGGTCTCCTCACTCACCTCCAAGCTGATCCGTGTGCACCCCACCACTGCCCCCGCAGAGACCAACATTCCCCAAAGACCCACACCTGAAG GAGTTCCTGCCCCGGCTCCCACCCCTGTTCCTGCCACCCCTACAACCTCAGGCCACTGGGAGACGCAGGAAGAGGACAAGGACACAGCAGAGGACAGCAGCGCTGCTGACAGATGGGACGACGAAGACTGGGGCAGCCTGGAG GAGGCTGAGTCCGTGCTGGCCCAGCAGGATGACTGGAGCACTGGGGGCCAAGTGAGCCATGCTAGTCAG AGTCCGACTGGAGCAGCTGGGAAGCTGAGGGCTCCTGGGAACAGGGCTGGCAGGAGCCAAGCTCCCAGGAGCCACCTCTCGAGGGTATGCGGCTGGCCAGCGAGTATAACTGGGGTGGCCCAGAGTCCAGCGACAAGGGTGACCCCTTCGCTACCCTGTCTGCACGTCCCAGCACCCAG CCTAGGCCGGACTCGTGGGGTGAGGACAACTGGGAGGGCCTGGAGACGGAAAGTC gacaggccaaggCTGAGCTGGCCCGGAAGAAGCGCGAGGAGCGGCGGCGGGAGATGGAAGCCAAACGCGCCGAGAGGAAGGCGGCCAAGGGCCCCATGA
- the SCYL1 gene encoding N-terminal kinase-like protein isoform X16, translated as MWFFARDPVRDFPFELIPEPPEGGPPGPWALHRGRKKATGCPVSIFVYDVKPGAEEQTQVAKAAFKRLKTLRHPNILAYIDGLETEKCLHVVTEAVTPLGIYLKARVEAGGLKELEISWGLHQIVKALSFLVNDCSLIHNNVCMAAVFVDRAGEWKLGGLDYMYSAQGNGGGPPRKGIPELEQYDPPELADSSGRVVREKWSADMWRLGCLIWEVFNGPLPRAAALRNPGKIPKSLVPHYCELVGANPKVRPNPARFLQNCRAPGGFMSNRFVETNLFLEEIQIKEPAEKQKFFQELSKSLDAFPEDFCRHKVLPQLLTAFEFGNAGAVVLTPLFKVGKFLSAEEYQQKIIPVVVKMFSSTDRAMRIRLLQQMEQFIQYLDEPTVNTQIFPHVVHGFLDTNPAIREQTVKSMLLLAPKLNEANLNVELMKHFARLQAKDEQGPIRCNTTVCLGKIGSYLSASTRHRVLTSAFSRATKDPFAPSRVAGVLGFAATHNLYSMNDCAHKILPVLCGLTVDPEKSVRDQAFKAIRSFLSKLESVSEDPTQLEEVEKDVHAASSPGMGGAAASWAGWAVTGVSSLTSKLIRVHPTTAPAETNIPQRPTPEGVPAPAPTPVPATPTTSGHWETQEEDKDTAEDSSAADRWDDEDWGSLEQEAESVLAQQDDWSTGGQVSHASQSPTGAAGKLRAPGNRAGRSQAPRSHLSRVCGWPASITGVAQSPATRVTPSLPCLHVPAPSLGRTRGVRTTGRAWRRKVDRPRLSWPGRSARSGGGRWKPNAPRGRRPRAP; from the exons ATGTGGTTCTTTGCTCGGGACCCGGTCCGGGACTTTCCGTTCGAGCTCATCCCGGAGCCCCCAGAGGGCGGCCCGCCCGGGCCCTGGGCCCTGCACCGTGGCCGCAAGAAG GCCACAGGCTGTCCCGTGTCCATCTTCGTCTATGATGTGAAGCCTGGCGCGGAAGAGCAGACCCAGGTGGCCAAAGCTGCTTTCAAGCGCCTCAAAACTCTACGGCATCCCAACATCCTGGCTTACATCGATGGACTGGAG ACAGAAAAATGTCTCCACGTCGTGACAGAGGCTGTGACTCCGTTGGGAATATACCTCAAGGCGAGAGTGGAGGCTGGTGGCCTGAAGGAGCTGGAGATCTCCTGGGGGCTACACCAGATTGTG AAAGCCCTCAGCTTCCTGGTCAACGACTGCAGCCTCATCCACAACAATGTCTGCATGGCCGCCGTGTTCGTGGACCGAGCTGGCGAGTGGAAGCTTGGGGGCCTGGACTACATGTATTCAGCCCAGGGCAACGGTGGGGGACCTCCCCGCAAGGGGATCCCCGAGCTTGAGCAGTATGACCCCCCGGAGTTGGCTGACAGCAGTGGCAGAGTGGTCAGAGAGAAGTG GTCAGCAGACATGTGGCGCTTGGGCTGCCTCATCTGGGAAGTCTTCAATGGGCCCCTACCTCGGGCAGCAGCCCTACGCAACCCTGGGAAG ATCCCCAAATCACTAGTACCCCATTACTGTGAGCTGGTGGGAGCGAACCCCAAGGTGCGTCCCAACCCGGCCCGCTTCCTGCAGAACTGCCGGGCACCTGGTGGCTTCATGAGCAACCGCTTTGTAGAGACCAACCTCTTCCTGGAGGAGATTCAG ATCAAAGAGCCAGCCGAGAAGCAAAAGTTCTTCCAGGAGCTGAGCAAGAGCCTGGATGCGTTCCCTGAGGATTTCTGTCGGCACAAGGTGCTGCCCCAGCTGCTGACCGCCTTCGAGTTCGGCAATGCTGGGGCCGTTGTCCTCACGCCCCTCTTCAAG GTGGGCAAGTTCCTGAGCGCTGAGGAATATCAGCAGAAGATCATCCCTGTGGTGGTCAAGATGTTCTCATCTACTGACCGGGCCATGCGCATCCGCCTCCTGCAGCAG ATGGAGCAGTTCATCCAGTACCTTGATGAGCCAACGGTCAACACCCAGATCTTCCCCCACGTCGTACATGGCTTTCTGGACACCAACCCTGCCATCCGGGAGCAGACGGTCAAG TCCATGCTGCTTCTGGCCCCGAAGCTGAACGAGGCCAACCTCAATGTGGAGCTGATGAAGCACTTTGCACGGCTACAGGCCAAGGATGAACAGGGTCCCATCCGCTGCAACACCACGGTCTGCCTGGGCAAAATCGGCTCATACCTCAGTGCCAGC ACCAGACACAGGGTCCTTACTTCCGCCTTCAGCCGAGCCACTAAGGACCCGTTTGCACCGTCCCGGGTTGCGGGTGTCCTGGGCTTTGCTGCCACCCACAATCTCTACTCAATGAATGACTGTGCCCACAAGATCCTGCCTGTGCTCTGCGGTCTCACTGTAGATCCTGAGAAATCTGTGCGGGACCAG GCCTTCAAGGCCATTCGGAGCTTCCTGTCCAAACTGGAGTCTGTGTCGGAGGACCCGACCCAGCTGGAGGAAGTGG AGAAGGATGTCCATGCAGCCTCCAGCCCTGGCATGGGAGGAGCCGCAGCCAGCTGGGCAGGCTGGGCCGTGACCGGGGTCTCCTCACTCACCTCCAAGCTGATCCGTGTGCACCCCACCACTGCCCCCGCAGAGACCAACATTCCCCAAAGACCCACACCTGAAG GAGTTCCTGCCCCGGCTCCCACCCCTGTTCCTGCCACCCCTACAACCTCAGGCCACTGGGAGACGCAGGAAGAGGACAAGGACACAGCAGAGGACAGCAGCGCTGCTGACAGATGGGACGACGAAGACTGGGGCAGCCTGGAG CAGGAGGCTGAGTCCGTGCTGGCCCAGCAGGATGACTGGAGCACTGGGGGCCAAGTGAGCCATGCTAGTCAG AGTCCGACTGGAGCAGCTGGGAAGCTGAGGGCTCCTGGGAACAGGGCTGGCAGGAGCCAAGCTCCCAGGAGCCACCTCTCGAGGGTATGCGGCTGGCCAGCGAGTATAACTGGGGTGGCCCAGAGTCCAGCGACAAGGGTGACCCCTTCGCTACCCTGTCTGCACGTCCCAGCACCCAG CCTAGGCCGGACTCGTGGGGTGAGGACAACTGGGAGGGCCTGGAGACGGAAAGTC gacaggccaaggCTGAGCTGGCCCGGAAGAAGCGCGAGGAGCGGCGGCGGGAGATGGAAGCCAAACGCGCCGAGAGGAAGGCGGCCAAGGGCCCCATGA